A section of the Drosophila sechellia strain sech25 chromosome 3L, ASM438219v1, whole genome shotgun sequence genome encodes:
- the LOC6616329 gene encoding vesicle transport protein SFT2A, with amino-acid sequence MDKLRRVLSGDEPTPEEESSIITQINDMSTLSWSTRIRGFIICFALGILLSILGSVALFLHRGIVVFAVFYTLGNVISMASTCFLMGPFKQIKKMFAETRLIATIIVLVMMVLTFIAAIVWKKAGLTLIFIIIQSLAMSWYSLSYIPYARDAVKKTMSAILEV; translated from the exons ATGGACAAGTTGCGCCGCGTTCTGAGTGGAGATGAGCCGACTCCGGAGGAGGAGAGCAGTATCATTACACAG ATCAACGACATGTCCACTTTGAGCTGGTCCACTCGGATCAGGGGATTCATCATCTGCTTCGCCTTGGGCATCTTACTTTCCATACTCGGCTCGGTCGCCCTATTTCTGCACAGAGGCATTGTGGTCTTTGCGGTCTTCTACACCCTAGGAAACGTCATCTCGATGGCCAG TACCTGCTTTCTCATGGGTCCCTTCAAGCAGATCAAGAAAATGTTCGCGGAAACCCGGCTGATCGCCACCATCATCGTGCTCGTCATGATGGTCCTGACGTTCATCGCTGCTATCGTG tGGAAAAAGGCGGGACTCACGCTTATATTCATTATCATACAATCTCTGGCCATGTCCTGGTACTCGCTGTCGTACATCCCCTACGCCCGCGATGCGGTCAAGAAGACCATGTCGGCAATTCTGGAGGTCTAG
- the LOC6616328 gene encoding transcription termination factor 3, mitochondrial, producing the protein MFCSAIRNILRNSQNAAKNAAITSQIRNLRGQQSAHHEVEMLTSTGITHKQNDKKTEPAESEGSQEVALDFRNREAHVPSFNLAAYVNNSSTLQQFISLGVDLHSIERRKGLGDFVLKLDFEKNVKPYITFLVDQGVSPDDFGRMFTKNPLLFKEDLDDLQTRVEYLKSKRFSDEARQRILTQNPYWLMFSTRRVDRRLGYFQKEFKLSGHDLRLLATREPNAITYNMEHLRKSVFTLKEEMGFNAKDLSALVVRKPRLLMIPPDDLVERFSYIHQDMGLPHAQIVQCPELLASREFRLRERHEFLKLLGRAQYDPQKDLYISPKTIVEGNNFYFVRNVAKSDLETFDLFLKTR; encoded by the exons ATGTTTTGTTCAGCAATACGTAACATTTTAAGGAATTCACAAAACGCGGCTAAAAACGCAGCAATTACTTCACAAATACGGAATCTACGAGGACAACAAAGTGCCCACCATGAGGTAGAGATGTTAACATCAACGGGTATAACCCACAAACAAAATGACAAGAAGACAGAGCCTGCGGAAAGTGAAGGCTCCCAAGAAGTGGCTCTGGACTTCCGAAACCGTGAGGCCCATGTGCCCTCCTTCAATTTGGCGGCCTATGTGAACAACTCGAGTACCCTGCAGCAATTTATCAGCTTGGGAGTGGATCTGCACAGTATTGAACGGCGAAAGGGATTGGGAGACTTTGTGCTGAAGCTGGATTTCGAGAAGAATGTGAAGCCCTACATAACCTTCCTGGTGGATCAGGGCGTATCACCCGATGACTTCGGCAGGATGTTCACCAAGAACCCGCTGCTGTTCAAGGAGGACTTAGACGATCTGCAGACCAGAGTGGAGTATCTGAAAAGCAAGAGATTCTCGGACGAAGCCAGGCAAAGAATTCTCACCCAGAATCCTTATTGGCTGATGTTCTCCACCAGGCGAGTGGATCGTCGGTTGGGTTACTTCCAAAAGGAGTTCAAATTGAGTGGCCATGATCTCCGACTTTTGGCCACCAGAGAACCCAATGCCATTACCTACAATATGGAGCACCTGCGCAAGTCTGTATTCACCCTTAAGGAGGAAATGGGATTCAATGCCAAGGATCTAAGTGCCCTGGTAGTACGAAAGCCCCGCTTATTGATGATTC CTCCGGATGATCTTGTCGAGCGATTTAGTTACATTCACCAGGATATGGGCCTTCCACATGCCCAGATTGTCCAGTGCCCGGAACTTTTGGCCTCCCGCGAATTTCGACTGCGGGAACGTCATGAGTTCCTGAAATTGCTTGGAAGAGCTCAATATGATCCGCAAAAAGATCTGTATATATCACCAAAGACTATAGTTGAAGGCAATAATTTTTACTTCGTCCGGAATGTGGCTAAAAGTGATTTGGAaacatttgatttgtttttgaaaACGAGAtga